Genomic window (Drosophila albomicans strain 15112-1751.03 chromosome X, ASM965048v2, whole genome shotgun sequence):
gtatctcaaagtcgagcacaatcGACTGAACCTTTCgtacttgttttttgttttgtctgttttttttttttttttttttttttgttatttgcatgAGAAATGTGTCGTGGACAGCGTGAGCTCTAAGCAAGTGCGAAAGCGACAACTGACAGCGGCAAGCGGGCAGGCAACACAGCGAGGGGGGAGAtcacagcatcaacaacagcatcagcaacagcttcagctttgactttggctcTTACCGAAGGCAGTCAACCGCATCATCAGCTCATCATCGATCACTGCGACGCGACGCTGTGGTCCGCAAACTGAGCAAAAGTCCAACTTCGAAGTCAAAGTCGAGGCAATGCCAATGGCCTGCAGCCAAGTGCATTAGAGTtgcctctctatctctctctccctctctttctttgcTGACTTTGCCCAGTAACAGTAATTTGGTGTTTTACTTGTTCTTGCGCGCCAGCAATCACACCTATGGGAATGTTTCTTACACATGTCCGCagtcgatggcgatggcgatggcgatggcgattcATCGACAGCGTCTGAAAATTCCAGCATGCACTTTGAACAACATTTTCCTCAGGTCTCTCGGCTGGAcgtcattaaaaatttatcaGTTGATTGgaaaattataattctttTGCTCCCCATCTTAACGCATCTGTTTCGCTCACAGAATCTTATGTAATAAGttgctttgctctctctttctttaaTAACCGACCgaccgactgactgactgtcggTCTCTCGATCTGTCTGTCAGTCAATCTGTCTGATATATGAATGACTGACTTACTGTCTATTACCGCGACGACTTGTTGGCTTTTTTCTTCtcccatctccatctccagctccaactccaactccatctccatcgCTTGACGCTTTTTGCCATCTGCAGAAGATGCGGAAATAAATGCGCTCAGATTCTTTAACTTGTTACATAAATCGTAATTTTCTATAGCCTCGTTCTTGGCATATATATCTAATGTATATTGCATTTTGCTACTCGCCTTTGTCTctccctatctctctctctctctctctctttcgtttcGATAccatttgttgttcttttttttccccctCTTCGAATGCGCAGTGCATAACTCACAATCGCACATGTCATGGGCATTTTGTTCTCGCACTTGAACTTCCTGCATGACCAGCAATGATCACAGCTGAGAGTTCACATGATGAACCACAAGTTTTTGATCCGTAAGCTGGCTAAAGTTGGGGATCGCAGTTCACAGTTCTCTCATGATGTGATTAGGCGATTTAGCGGTACACTTCTTTTgcttccttctctctctctctcactttgtCATTACTCTGagaacccaaaaaaaaaaaaaccaactttGTGAGACTGCAAATACTTTAGACTTTGACTTTGTCCAAGACTTTTCAATCTGCCTGCAAAAATGTCATACAATAAATCATCACTGAGAATGATGTAAATTAGTTCTCAGCGCAACTTCTCGTAAGAGTTTTCGATAGTCTCCGtatttgcattcaaataattgctgctgccttttctGGTTTCTTAGTTTGGTTGACTTTAAGTTAGTCAAGACTTTCAgactttcaattaatttctcCTGCCACTTATGTTACAGTTTTTGTATTACAAATTTGCACTTGGactgaatttatatttgtattaaatatattttaagtgtagAATAAATGTAGCGCttgtattacaatttaaaattaataccacaccgtttttattcaaaatgggtagcgggtatctcgcagtcaggcacactcgactgcagtttTCTTTCATCTCGTATGTATCTATAAAATTGTAGTTATAGATTATAGCTTATTACTGTACACTGtcttatgcatttattttactttttgcttttttttagttaaCTTCTGCTTATACTggtcaatatttaatattcctGGTCAATCAGctatatatattgttgaaAAGTGAGTACAAGCTTCTTTTTCTATAGcctctatatatactatacatatgttCTTTCTCAAATGTCTCTAAAAAAATTAGTTGCATATTTCGCTGCAAGGTATTCTTGAGTTTGTAGCAAGCAAACTGACATATTGTTCAGTCCAAAACTTCTATATCGCTCTCTCACTttcaataaagtaaatttgtaCCTTTTGTGTAGTATAATtcaatattacaataaaatagtCATTGCAACTTTGACCATCAGGCTAGTTAAGTTAAATTAAGCAAGTAGTCAAGTGTAAATGTTTTAGTGCAAGAAAAAGAGATTACAGGTcaacttaaaacaaattagCTAAGCGGTAACAAACTAAGGAACATAGTCTAAATTTAAGTAGATTTATCAGTAgcttttcatatattaaacaagtgatttttatacccgctacccatagggtagaagggtattataactttgtgtcgacaggaaatgtatgtaacaggtagaacgaggcatctccgaccctataaagtatatatattcttcatcagcgtcaacagccgagatctagccatgtccgtctgtccgtccgtccgtccgtatgaacacctagatctcagagactataagagatagagctataattttttttcgacagcatttgttatgtttgcacgcagaccAAGTTTGgtttaaatttttaccacgcccacttccgcccccgaaaatcaaaaaaatcgaataacaagcgtaatttttaagatagagttgcgaattttggtatatacaataatcaCTATAGTAGTTATACTTCCTTAAAATTTGGTTGGATCAGATAAAAAgcgtggaagttattaaagaaatagttttgtatgggcaaaaacgcctacttactaggggtctttgTTACTTTGGCCCACAATCTAGTACATTGTGCCATCTATGgtatggtgtactatatcgatataccaaatataccatttggtatatttttagtattttcggtatattttgaaaataataccgcaacattttggctttattaaaaatgggtagcgggtatctcatagtcgagcacactcgactgtaactttcttacttgttttctctATAAAGGAGCTTCCCGCCTACTTCGTATTCGTTATTTGTTACTTTAGCTGacgatctggtatattttgcactttatgctatattttaaatgtagtattatatcaatataccaattatagccttttgatttcttacttatttcattattaatttctcATAATAAAACTGTCTGCTATCAaagtaatttcaataaattcacTCAACTCAATCATCAGTCAGTTTAATACACAATAGACTCCTCCACAGTGTAGAGATATTGAGAGttaaatagagagagagagagaagtgagGGCTCTGGGATGACCCCCATTTGCGCAAAAATGTCCACCGTGCATCATTCATCGAGTTCATAGTAGCCCGTGAAATTCCGCGATCAGCGCAGCTTAAAAGCCTGTCTGTCAATAGAAACGAGACGAAgaaggagatggagacggagacgaagaGTCTCTTTGCACAAAAATGCCCTAGCAGCCAAAATctggcaaaaagcaaaaagcaattaGCAAAGTCAAagacgaagtcgaagtcgaagtcggagTCCGAAGAACGCGAAGTGTATTCAAAAACCGCAGACGATGCCCAATTGCAATGCCACAAATGTTTGCTAGAAgaagatagagatagagagtggagagtgggaGAATGGGAGAATGGGAGAGTTGGAGACTTGCAAGAAAGACAGAAGCGACAGAAGCGGGACTTATCAGCGACGGGCAGAAAGCAATTCTGCGGCTGATGGTTTCGCAGAAAATTACAACTTGCGGGTAAACAAAGTCAACTGCCTCCGACAACAGcaagagaacgagagagagagagagagagagagagagagggagcgagagtgggagtaagagagagagaggggagggcAAACTACACTCGAGTTGTGAGACACACGCCAAagtcaaactcaaactcgagACTCGAGACTCGAAGCCAAAGGCCCGTGGCAAAGCCCATGTGAATTTCGAGCTCTAGCTCGAATTGTATAttctatacaaatatatgcatctgtatacatgtatgtgtgtgtatatgtgtgctTGTGTATGTGGGTGCGCAATTATGCCGCCAGAGCAACTGGCTAACCATAAATTTTCTTATCAGCCGCTGGAAAAACAGGAGCGCATTTGAAAAGTAACTCAACAACTTGTTTGCAACattagaaaaacaattttcaattgcaatcaaaattaaatattaacatagttttaattaaaatgctttatgattattattgttattttattaaaagaaagaaTACAATTCCTTATTACATTGAAACAATCTAGGGCCTTCAGGCTCTTTAGCTGTTTTAACTCgcattatattcaaattaaattgaaagagCGAGAAAAGCAATGTAAGGAAataatcaacaatttttaaagaaatcatttacaaattttgcagATGAGGGACAAGTTTTCTCTTCAGAAAagatgttaaaaaaaaaattgatgaGACTATTACGAGccaaaatagtaaaaattaaGGTTTTTAGCATTCCaattaatttgtgaaataatGTAATAAGTTGCTGCAAACGAATGTTTGGAAAAGTAAACGTTATTGAAGAAAAACATTGCAGATTTTTTGTACCCATTTGCAAACAGAATCTAttagcaaaacaaaaccaatctCAGATCACCATTTGTGCTCCTAGTTATTAATtgtcatttcttttattagtTAAAGCACTGTTCTCAgatgaaagaaataaatgaaatttcagaGTGACcgtttttaacaatttatatgtGCCTAAATTTGATgcgaaaattgtaaaagaccaaaacaaataatgttGATTTCAATCATCTGAATACAGCGCtgaagcaaacaaatttatcaaAGCACCTCAACAATCTTTTATACTTAGATTTACAATTCTCaatttttgaaaagaaaataattttaaatactcaCAGTAGAGTATTAATTTGAATGGgaattttgtataaaagcataaaatacaTCAAAGTAGTTTGTTCAACCATTCACAAATActtcaaaagcaaaacattatATTAGATTCATAGTTTGATTTCACGTGAACAACACAAAGATACAAATTACCGTAGAATATATCGTAGTGTATAGAAATAGTTCGGCTAAAACTTGCACAATGTTCGAGAACGAGCCAATTCCTGACTCACAGGACAAGCTGATCGAGCGACTGGGCGACTGCGATGTGCCCGTCGACTACATGGATCTGTTGAGTCACCGGATACGTTGCCACAAGATCGAGATCTTTCACTACGACGACGAGGTGAGCTTCACGCCCCGCGACGAAGAGGAGGGGGAGCAGGGGCTGAGCTACGGCGATGATCAGTTCAGTGTGGATCGTAGCGACGATATCGATCGCCTGCTGAGGCTAGTGAAGGATCTCGACTGCCAGATACGTCGCATCGAGCTGATGCAGCTGTTGCTCAAggagcgacaacagcagcgggcGGAGCGAGTGGAGAGCGGTGTGACTGAAGCATCCACCGAGCAGTTGGAGAAGGTGAAGGAAGCGAAGGCAGCGAAGCAACTAGTTTTGAGCTGCCAAGAGCAGTTGGAGGTGCGCAATCTGCAGCACGATCAGCATCGATTGCAGTGCGAGATCAACGAGATGATCACCAACTATCGCCTCTTGCGCTCCGTCCTCCACACGCTGCGTGGCCAGATGTGTGCCGGGCATCGCGAGTGCCGTCATCTGGATGCCACAATGAAGAACTTGCAACAGTGGAGCGAACAAGTCGCTGGCGAGTTGCCCATTTGCAAGCATCGCTATCAAACGATCCTCAAGACGAAAGTCAGCAAAACCGAGGCGGATCGCGTCATCAAAGCGAACACGGCAAAGGCCCACAGACGTGCTCGGAATTTCCTCTCGGTGCGCCGCATGCAGTTCGATCTGCAGGAATTCCATGCAGAGATCGACGAGCTGCTCGAATACGCAAGTGATCTGCGCAAGGAGATGCAACGTCGCTTCGGCAATGTCGAGACTCAGACAGAGACTCAGACTCATCGAGACGACGATCGAGAGCAAGTGATCGAAGCTGGAGGAGATCATCTCCATCATCtctgagcacacacacacacacacaaatcacCATCGTTGTTCAATAAAATTGCACTTATCGCGCCTCTGTGATTATTGTGATTGCACATTCGATCGCAATCGATCGATCCTCCTTCTTTGACTACTGTCTATTTAGCCAACCAGTCCCCAGCTATTAGCTGGAATTGATCATGCACAGACTCGAGGCATAAATCTTATTCGAATTTTATCTAATTGGTTTATTGGTATAGAATTCACAACTATCGTTAATAGTTGTAATTCATATATtagcaataataattgtaattattgatataattattattgctacTGTATTAATTTGCATAGTAGAATTTTCTACTCGAAAGAAAATACAGTTCCAGCTTAAAACTCTATTCGATTGGCATCTACCCATTAGGAAGAAGGGTAtgataactttgtgcctccaggaaatgtatgtaacaggcagaaggaggatATCTCTGATCAGCCGAGAAAATATagccgtctgtctgtctgtccgtacgTATAatcacctagatctcagagactataaaagataaagatatcatttattttgacatcacttattatgtttgcacgcagatcaagtttgtttcaaattttcgccacgcccacttccgccccggcAAATCGATGTAATCGAAAAACAAGTCTTAGttgatttggctgacaattttggtatattttgccactctatggtatattttgaatgtatgtaGTACTATAACAAATTtagcctttagtatatttttaatattttgcggtatattaatttgatatactttaaaattaattttacttttatgcaAAATCAGTAGCgtggtatctcacagtcgaataCACTCGTCTGTAGCTTCCTTGCTTGTTTTCATTACCATTTCAACGCTTAAATCTAATCCCAATTTATGCACTATGAGCATTATGTGAATTACTTTAACATATGCTATTTGTTAGCTATATGCacgaaattgcttttaaattgcGCTCATTAGCAGAAAAGAATCTCCAAACAACTCTTGCAACATGTTTTACTACAAAATAATCCTCAtacaaatacttaaattaacttttattggATTGGCTTTAGTTTTACTATAAACTTTACCCACGAGGCAAAACCTGGATTGATTATTGCATAAAAATATGGAGTATTCCACACACGTTTCTTGTTCAAATAGCATCATTTTTCAGATTTAACAGATTCTTTACGATAAAAAGAGTATAAATATTGATGGCATCAAATGCACTGGctttaataacaataagttTGAGTAGCAAAAAGTAGTTCAAATTGGATTTTACAACAAAGAGAAGAGCTTTAAAAGTGCAGTGAACAAAAAGCATATGTTAAAGTAATTCACATAATATTGTAATgcatacacagagagaaaaaatctAGATCAAAAAGCAGATTGCAAATCTTAATTTATGATCTTGATTTTTCGATCTTTCATAAAAATTGGTAATTATAGCTTATGTTAGATTGTTTTAAGAGAATaagtataacaattattttgacTGTGCTTGGTAATTGGGCGCTCATTGTGCCCGCAGTGCGCTCCTGTGTTTTTTtgtgcggttgctgctgcttaaaactgagacacaaacacaacgagcaacgaacagaaaacagaaaacagccACCAGGTAGTACATCATTTTGGActttatcagcagcagcagcaactgaggCAACAAGAGGCAACAAGAAGCAACAAGAGGCAGCCAACAGAACAGCGCGTGGGCAGCAGCTAGCGAAATTCCTACGCCGCCAacgcaagcaacaacaacaacaacaacaacagcaattgcaacttAATTGAGGCTTGTCTATGCagagtgtgttgtgtgtgttgtgtgtgcgcgtgtgtgtgtgtgtaaagtgtGTGTATCTTAGACTAAGCAAAGTAACTGCGGTTGCTCTGCATCCGTCTTAGTCGCtgtctttctccctctctcgctcactctttCTAGTGCTGGCTCCTGTCGCCCGTTGCGAACTTGATGCCTCGCTGCCCCAGTGCCTTGATGCTCCACAGACGACCGaccagacaacaacaacaacaacaacaacaactgcaactgcaactgtagCCGCATAATAACGTACTGAGGGCGTTGAGgcaacaacatgcaacaagCTGGTAAGCCGGGTAACCAGCCATCCAACCAGgcagacagacgaacagacggacggacagacggacagtgGGGCAATGAGGCAGGCAGTGCGACAGTGCGGCAGCTCGCAGTCATCATCTAAGCTGCAGCCAGCTTGGCTTGCTGCCAAGACGTCGCACAGTGGGCAAAGTTTTAAGTGgaagcaaataaatgaaaacaaacttattttttatatgggtaattccataacgcaatttgtcccgtgcgagactctttacattgaaaataacataaactgaaacaattttgaaaataagaaaagtttatttttatagctctagataagtactttaattagagctaagaatggttttggaattttctttctgttttgtttgctgttatgataattgcaaaaattaacaaattcgtacgcaaaaccaaaaaatgaacgaaattatatattttatcggaaAACAGatcaagttcctaaaatcaatcttagctctaaatatagtgcttatctaaagctttaagaa
Coding sequences:
- the LOC117577888 gene encoding uncharacterized protein LOC117577888, which gives rise to MFENEPIPDSQDKLIERLGDCDVPVDYMDLLSHRIRCHKIEIFHYDDEVSFTPRDEEEGEQGLSYGDDQFSVDRSDDIDRLLRLVKDLDCQIRRIELMQLLLKERQQQRAERVESGVTEASTEQLEKVKEAKAAKQLVLSCQEQLEVRNLQHDQHRLQCEINEMITNYRLLRSVLHTLRGQMCAGHRECRHLDATMKNLQQWSEQVAGELPICKHRYQTILKTKVSKTEADRVIKANTAKAHRRARNFLSVRRMQFDLQEFHAEIDELLEYASDLRKEMQRRFGNVETQTETQTHRDDDREQVIEAGGDHLHHL